In Paenibacillus sp. 1781tsa1, one DNA window encodes the following:
- a CDS encoding cytochrome c biogenesis protein CcdC, whose amino-acid sequence MAQISPYYLQIGATVGMIVMALLAIFIRMKASHRPVTIRKILIPPLGMSTGFLMFVVPATHVPLLWAFIAFLVGWFLFSYPLIRSTRFERVGEEIFATRSRSFAFILLGLLAVRLILHEVIQRYVSIPQTGGLFFLLAFGMIVRWRVYMYKHYKEVLVAEH is encoded by the coding sequence GTGGCTCAAATCAGTCCGTACTACCTGCAAATTGGAGCAACTGTGGGCATGATCGTCATGGCACTGCTTGCCATCTTCATCCGCATGAAAGCCAGTCACAGACCGGTGACCATTCGCAAAATCCTTATTCCTCCGCTCGGCATGAGCACAGGATTTCTTATGTTTGTTGTTCCTGCAACACATGTTCCTCTACTCTGGGCATTCATTGCGTTCCTGGTGGGCTGGTTCCTCTTCTCCTATCCCCTCATTCGCAGTACACGGTTTGAACGAGTAGGTGAAGAGATCTTCGCCACGCGCTCCCGCAGCTTTGCTTTCATTCTGCTTGGATTGCTGGCCGTACGCTTAATTCTGCATGAAGTCATTCAGCGATATGTAAGCATTCCGCAAACGGGCGGATTGTTCTTCCTGCTGGCTTTTGGCATGATTGTACGCTGGCGTGTATATATGTACAAACACTACAAAGAAGTGCTGGTCGCCGAACACTAG
- a CDS encoding protein kinase, producing the protein MELRRSWQRLLGLWTDSPRRKGTTLAERYTIQELLGMGSYGLTYLCTDEQNGREVALKESKPSKRRLAAHLLEREADVMKLLHHPAIPDLLDMFTSGRRSYIVTEYIRGQTLEDCIFEQGLRYTERECLELAGQLLAPVAHVHEQGYIHGDVRIPNVILREGTVHLIDFGLARRLGEPLLPELKRRMREVPEPEDEPATPDHDLQDIGHFLLFMLYSAYEPEKGREPASWQEELKLTPELHQMLERLLGLRPGYEGGAMELRAEMERVLLKVR; encoded by the coding sequence GTGGAGCTGCGACGAAGTTGGCAAAGATTGCTCGGACTATGGACGGACAGTCCTCGCCGGAAAGGCACGACCCTTGCTGAGCGTTATACAATACAGGAATTGCTGGGTATGGGGAGCTATGGGCTGACATACCTGTGTACAGATGAGCAGAACGGCAGGGAAGTGGCGTTGAAGGAGTCCAAGCCCAGCAAGAGAAGACTCGCTGCACATCTGTTGGAGCGGGAGGCGGACGTGATGAAACTTCTGCATCATCCGGCGATCCCTGATCTATTGGATATGTTCACATCCGGGAGACGAAGTTATATCGTTACCGAGTATATTCGTGGACAGACGCTGGAAGATTGCATATTTGAGCAAGGTCTGCGATATACGGAGCGGGAATGTCTGGAACTTGCAGGTCAACTGCTGGCTCCGGTGGCTCATGTGCATGAACAGGGATATATTCATGGCGATGTGCGGATTCCCAATGTTATTTTACGTGAAGGGACGGTGCATCTGATTGACTTTGGCCTGGCGAGACGCTTGGGGGAGCCGTTGTTGCCGGAGTTAAAGCGACGTATGCGTGAAGTCCCTGAGCCTGAAGATGAACCGGCTACACCGGATCATGATCTGCAGGATATCGGCCACTTTCTTCTCTTTATGCTGTATTCGGCTTATGAGCCAGAGAAAGGTCGTGAACCCGCCAGCTGGCAGGAGGAACTTAAGCTTACGCCGGAATTGCACCAGATGCTGGAGCGACTCCTGGGACTTCGTCCGGGTTATGAAGGCGGAGCGATGGAGTTACGGGCAGAGATGGAACGTGTGTTGTTGAAGGTAAGATGA
- the map gene encoding type I methionyl aminopeptidase — protein sequence MITLKTKEQIEYMKKAGEILAACHREIAKMIRPGITTQEIDQFAEAFMKKNGATPEQKGYNGYQYATCASVNDVICHGFPGKYALKDGDIVTIDMVVNLNGWLADSAWSYAVGEVTPEAQHLLDVTKNSLYKGIEFAVVGNRIGDISHAIQVYAEGEGLSVVREFIGHGIGEKMHEEPQVPHYGPPHRGPRLKEGMVITIEPMLNIGTFRSKLDSDGWTARTMDGSLSAQYEHTIAITADGPVILTAQ from the coding sequence ATGATTACATTGAAGACCAAAGAACAGATTGAATATATGAAAAAAGCCGGAGAAATTCTGGCCGCATGCCATAGAGAAATTGCAAAGATGATTCGTCCAGGCATTACGACACAGGAGATCGATCAGTTTGCAGAGGCTTTTATGAAGAAAAATGGCGCTACACCGGAACAAAAGGGGTATAACGGATACCAATATGCGACATGTGCGTCGGTTAATGATGTGATCTGTCACGGGTTTCCGGGAAAATATGCACTGAAGGACGGCGATATCGTTACAATCGACATGGTGGTTAATCTGAATGGCTGGTTGGCCGATTCTGCCTGGTCTTATGCTGTAGGTGAAGTGACTCCGGAAGCGCAACATCTGCTGGATGTAACCAAAAACTCACTGTACAAAGGCATTGAATTTGCCGTGGTGGGCAACCGAATCGGAGATATCTCCCATGCCATTCAAGTCTATGCAGAGGGTGAAGGTCTGTCGGTTGTGCGCGAGTTTATCGGACACGGCATTGGTGAGAAGATGCATGAGGAACCACAAGTCCCTCACTATGGTCCGCCACATCGGGGTCCGCGTCTTAAGGAAGGTATGGTTATTACGATCGAACCGATGTTGAACATTGGTACGTTTCGCAGCAAGCTGGATTCGGATGGATGGACTGCACGTACTATGGATGGAAGTCTGTCTGCCCAGTATGAACATACCATTGCGATCACAGCAGACGGTCCTGTGATTTTGACAGCACAATAA
- a CDS encoding NADP-dependent oxidoreductase, whose translation MSVNKQIVLASRPEGAPSRENFKFIDAPLPEPEAGQVLVRTLYLSVDPYMRGRMKDTKSYAAPYALNEVIKGGAIGQVVESSEPNLRKGDLVSGMWGWQQYAAVNTTDLSLIDTEEAPITAYLGALGLTGLTAYFGMEDIGKPKDGETVVVSGAAGAVGMIAGQIGKIVGARVVGIAGSDEKCVYLKEKLGFDVVLNYKKEQDMSAAIERACPDGVDVYFDNVGGDISDAVLRHINRNARIPLCGQISSYNLEKPDIGMRPQTLLLTNTALMKGFLLGDYTKSFKEGRAKLAKWIKEGHLQYEENIVDGFEQTPEAFMGLFSGDNLGKQLVKVADPE comes from the coding sequence GTGTCTGTAAATAAACAGATCGTACTTGCGTCTCGTCCCGAAGGTGCCCCATCCAGAGAGAATTTCAAATTCATTGATGCACCTCTTCCTGAACCGGAAGCTGGGCAAGTCCTGGTCCGTACATTATATTTGTCGGTCGATCCGTACATGCGGGGCCGCATGAAAGATACAAAATCCTATGCTGCACCGTACGCGTTGAATGAAGTGATTAAGGGTGGCGCCATTGGGCAGGTAGTGGAATCTTCGGAACCCAATCTGCGCAAAGGAGATCTCGTATCCGGCATGTGGGGCTGGCAGCAATATGCTGCAGTGAATACGACGGATCTTTCGCTGATTGATACTGAAGAGGCACCAATCACGGCATACCTGGGTGCGCTGGGCCTGACGGGTCTGACGGCTTATTTTGGTATGGAAGACATCGGCAAACCGAAGGACGGCGAAACGGTCGTTGTATCGGGAGCAGCCGGAGCGGTAGGCATGATTGCAGGTCAGATTGGTAAAATCGTAGGAGCGCGCGTGGTCGGCATTGCAGGCTCCGATGAAAAATGCGTGTATTTGAAAGAAAAACTGGGCTTCGATGTGGTGTTGAACTACAAGAAGGAGCAGGATATGTCAGCGGCCATTGAACGGGCTTGCCCGGATGGCGTGGACGTCTACTTCGACAATGTGGGCGGCGACATCTCAGATGCAGTCTTGCGTCACATCAATCGGAATGCACGTATTCCTTTATGCGGTCAGATCTCGTCTTATAATCTGGAGAAACCGGATATCGGGATGCGACCACAGACGTTGCTGTTAACAAACACAGCATTAATGAAAGGTTTCCTGCTGGGTGACTATACAAAATCCTTCAAGGAAGGCCGCGCCAAGTTGGCGAAATGGATCAAGGAAGGTCATCTCCAGTATGAAGAAAACATTGTGGACGGGTTTGAACAGACGCCTGAAGCTTTTATGGGCCTCTTCTCTGGAGATAATCTGGGCAAGCAGTTGGTTAAGGTTGCAGATCCGGAATAG